The following coding sequences lie in one Mycobacterium sp. Z3061 genomic window:
- a CDS encoding FmdB family zinc ribbon protein, with amino-acid sequence MPTYSYVCTECGDRFDKVQAFTEDALTTCEKCSGRLRKLFNSVGVVFKGSGFYRTDSREAGKQDKSSSNGSSSNSGNSGSGESSSGSTSSESKSSGSSEKASSSTASTAAASS; translated from the coding sequence GTGCCGACGTACAGCTACGTGTGCACCGAATGCGGAGACCGCTTCGACAAGGTGCAAGCCTTCACCGAGGACGCGCTGACCACCTGCGAAAAGTGCTCTGGGCGGCTGCGCAAGCTGTTCAACTCGGTTGGAGTCGTGTTCAAAGGCAGCGGCTTCTACCGCACCGACAGCCGCGAGGCAGGAAAGCAAGACAAGAGTTCCAGCAACGGCTCGTCCTCGAATTCCGGGAATTCCGGCTCGGGCGAATCGAGTTCGGGTTCGACGTCCAGCGAGAGCAAGTCGTCGGGCTCGAGCGAGAAGGCCAGTAGCAGCACTGCTTCCACCGCTGCCGCGTCCAGCTAG
- a CDS encoding SAF domain-containing protein has product MREPSLNPTLISRVAAACRPDWTRTVLARRVAAGGLVVLAGIAALRSDPEGDRVDVVVTARDLGSGTALTDADVRVEKRSATTVPEGSTTDPGRVLGATLAGPARRGEVLTDVRLLSSRLAESTAGPGARIVPLHLADGALIDLVRVGDVVDVLAAPAGEVQQPGPALSKVIATDAVVVLVSAKEKLRSGESDRVVLVALPARVANTVAGSALGQTVTLTLH; this is encoded by the coding sequence GTGCGGGAACCATCGCTGAATCCGACCCTGATCAGTCGTGTCGCAGCAGCGTGCCGTCCGGACTGGACCAGGACCGTCCTGGCCCGGCGGGTCGCCGCGGGCGGGCTGGTGGTGCTGGCCGGCATCGCTGCGCTGCGCTCCGACCCTGAGGGTGACCGCGTCGACGTGGTGGTGACCGCCCGCGACCTCGGTTCCGGCACCGCCCTGACTGACGCCGATGTGCGAGTCGAAAAGCGCTCGGCCACAACGGTTCCCGAGGGATCGACGACAGACCCCGGTCGGGTGCTCGGTGCGACGCTGGCGGGTCCGGCACGCCGCGGCGAGGTCCTCACCGACGTCCGGTTACTGAGCAGCCGACTGGCCGAGTCGACCGCCGGCCCCGGGGCCCGGATCGTGCCCCTGCATCTGGCCGACGGCGCGCTGATCGACCTGGTCCGGGTCGGCGACGTCGTCGACGTGCTGGCCGCCCCGGCCGGTGAGGTTCAGCAACCCGGCCCGGCTCTCAGCAAGGTGATCGCCACCGATGCCGTGGTGGTGCTCGTGTCGGCCAAGGAGAAGCTACGGTCCGGCGAGTCGGACCGCGTAGTCTTGGTTGCGCTGCCGGCTCGCGTGGCGAACACGGTGGCTGGCTCGGCGCTAGGTCAGACGGTCACCCTCACCTTGCACTGA
- the mscL gene encoding large-conductance mechanosensitive channel protein MscL: MLKGFKEFLSRGNIVDLSIAVVIGAAFTTLVKSFTDGVVNPLVSSIGMDKNEEHGILKQQIPGTNQFINLNDVLSAAINFILVAAVLYFLIVLPYSKLRKKGEVEQADDAQVVLLEEIRDLLAQTNGSSSGRHGGSPASVPLSAPPEHGPRAES, encoded by the coding sequence ATGCTCAAAGGGTTCAAGGAGTTTCTCTCGCGGGGCAACATCGTCGATCTCTCGATAGCGGTGGTCATCGGGGCGGCGTTCACGACCTTGGTCAAAAGTTTCACCGATGGCGTCGTCAACCCGTTGGTGAGCTCGATCGGCATGGACAAGAATGAGGAGCACGGCATCTTGAAACAACAGATCCCGGGCACCAATCAGTTCATCAACCTCAATGACGTGCTGTCGGCCGCCATCAACTTCATCCTGGTCGCCGCGGTGCTGTATTTCCTGATCGTGCTGCCCTACAGCAAGCTGCGCAAGAAGGGCGAGGTCGAGCAGGCCGACGACGCGCAGGTAGTCCTGCTCGAAGAGATCCGCGACCTGCTCGCGCAGACCAACGGCAGTTCCTCGGGCAGGCACGGCGGCTCGCCGGCATCCGTGCCGCTGTCAGCCCCGCCGGAACACGGGCCCCGCGCCGAGAGCTGA
- a CDS encoding molybdenum cofactor biosynthesis protein B has product MKVEGQLSDLGYTVVPVEQGAELVVGRALVVVVDDRTAHGDEDHSGPLVTELLTEAGFVVDGVVAVEADEVEIRNALNTAVIGGVDLVVSVGGTGVTPRDVTPEATRDILDREILGIAEAIRASGLSAGITDAGLSRGLAGVSGSTLVVNLAGSRYAVRDGMATLNPLAAHIIGQLSSLEI; this is encoded by the coding sequence ATGAAGGTCGAAGGGCAGCTGTCCGACCTCGGATATACGGTTGTACCCGTGGAACAGGGCGCGGAGTTGGTAGTCGGGCGGGCACTCGTCGTAGTCGTCGACGACCGGACTGCGCACGGCGACGAGGACCACAGCGGTCCGTTGGTCACCGAGTTGCTCACCGAAGCCGGGTTCGTGGTGGACGGTGTGGTGGCGGTCGAGGCTGACGAGGTCGAGATCCGAAACGCGTTGAACACCGCCGTGATCGGCGGGGTGGACCTGGTGGTGTCGGTCGGCGGCACCGGGGTGACGCCGCGCGACGTCACTCCGGAAGCCACCCGCGACATCCTGGACCGGGAAATCCTCGGCATTGCCGAAGCCATCCGCGCCTCGGGGCTGTCCGCGGGCATCACCGACGCCGGCCTGTCACGTGGGCTGGCCGGGGTCTCCGGCAGCACGCTGGTAGTGAACCTGGCCGGCTCCCGTTACGCCGTGCGCGACGGGATGGCGACGCTCAACCCGCTGGCCGCGCACATCATCGGCCAGCTGTCGAGCCTCGAGATCTGA
- a CDS encoding trypsin-like peptidase domain-containing protein translates to MTNHPRYSPPPQQPGYGATPGQPAPPAYAQGQQSYNQQFDWRYQPQQQYRSSYDPLSGTGAGPIPGNTGSGPIPGSTGAGQIPGGTGARPIPGGTGGGPIPPGPGPMPPMMAPMSPPPPRRRRSAGLIFGALAIAVVSAGIGGAAATVVELGHQSSTGHGTTAASGGAPSVPAANMPPGSVEQVASKVVPSVVMLETDLGRQSEEGSGVILSADGLILTNNHVVAAAAKPPAGSPPPKTTVTFYDGRTSTFTVVGADPTSDIAVVKVQGASGLTPIAMGSSAGLKVGQPVVAIGSPLGLAGTVTTGIVSALNRPVSTTGEAGNQNTVLDAVQTDAAINPGNSGGALVNMNSQLVGINSAIATLGADSGDAQSGSIGLGFAIPVDQAKRIADELISTGKATHASLGVQVTTDKGVPGAKVMEVVGNGAAANAGVPKGVVVTKVDDRPINSADALVAAVRSKAPGDKVALTFQDPAGGNRTVQVTLGKADS, encoded by the coding sequence ATGACGAATCACCCGAGGTATTCGCCACCGCCGCAGCAGCCGGGATACGGTGCCACGCCTGGTCAGCCGGCACCGCCCGCCTATGCCCAGGGGCAGCAGAGCTACAACCAGCAGTTCGACTGGCGGTACCAGCCCCAGCAGCAGTACCGCTCCTCGTACGACCCGCTCAGTGGCACCGGGGCTGGCCCCATACCCGGCAACACCGGGTCCGGTCCGATTCCGGGCAGTACCGGTGCGGGCCAGATTCCCGGCGGTACCGGCGCCCGGCCGATTCCGGGCGGTACCGGCGGCGGTCCGATTCCGCCCGGTCCCGGGCCGATGCCGCCGATGATGGCGCCCATGTCACCGCCGCCGCCGCGGCGGCGGCGCTCGGCCGGGTTGATCTTCGGCGCGCTTGCTATCGCGGTGGTCTCCGCCGGCATCGGTGGCGCGGCCGCGACGGTCGTCGAACTGGGTCACCAATCCAGCACCGGCCACGGCACCACCGCGGCTTCGGGTGGAGCACCGAGTGTCCCGGCGGCCAACATGCCGCCGGGTTCGGTGGAGCAGGTCGCTTCGAAGGTGGTGCCCAGCGTCGTCATGCTGGAAACCGACCTGGGCCGGCAGTCCGAAGAGGGCTCCGGTGTCATCCTGTCGGCCGACGGGCTGATCCTGACCAACAACCACGTCGTCGCCGCCGCCGCCAAGCCGCCGGCCGGAAGTCCGCCGCCGAAAACGACGGTGACGTTCTACGACGGCCGCACCTCGACGTTCACCGTGGTCGGGGCCGACCCGACCAGCGACATCGCGGTGGTCAAGGTGCAGGGCGCCTCCGGCCTCACGCCGATCGCGATGGGGTCCTCGGCGGGCCTGAAGGTCGGCCAACCGGTGGTGGCCATCGGTTCTCCGCTGGGCCTGGCCGGCACCGTGACCACCGGCATCGTCAGCGCGCTCAACCGGCCCGTCTCGACGACCGGTGAGGCCGGCAACCAGAACACCGTGCTGGACGCCGTTCAGACCGACGCCGCGATCAACCCCGGTAACTCCGGTGGCGCGCTGGTCAACATGAACTCGCAACTGGTCGGCATCAACTCGGCCATCGCCACATTGGGGGCCGATTCCGGCGACGCGCAGAGCGGCTCCATCGGTCTGGGCTTCGCGATCCCCGTCGACCAGGCCAAGCGCATCGCCGACGAACTGATCAGCACCGGCAAGGCAACACACGCTTCCCTCGGGGTGCAGGTGACCACCGACAAGGGTGTCCCCGGCGCCAAGGTGATGGAGGTCGTGGGCAACGGCGCGGCCGCCAACGCGGGCGTCCCGAAGGGCGTCGTCGTGACCAAGGTCGACGACCGTCCGATCAACAGTGCCGATGCGCTCGTCGCCGCGGTGCGTTCCAAGGCGCCCGGCGACAAGGTGGCGCTGACATTCCAGGATCCTGCCGGTGGCAACCGCACGGTGCAGGTCACGCTCGGGAAGGCGGACAGTTGA